Sequence from the Mesorhizobium sp. PAMC28654 genome:
ACCCGTCCATGACCAAGGTCGCACAGGGATAAAAAGCCGGCCGCACGAGGGGTGGGGACTGGTGACGGCAGGCGAACAAGGATTTTCAAGCATGGATCTGAGCGATCTTATCAACGTTCCGGCAATCTTGCCGGCGTTGAAGGCGAACTCCAAGAAGCAGCTGCTGCAATTGCTGTCCGAAAGGGCGGCCGCGATTTCCGGCATTCCGGAGCGCGAGGTGTTCGACACCATCCTGCAGCGCGAGCGGCTGGGCTCGACCGGCGTGGGTAATGGCATTGCCATTCCGCATGGCAAACTGGCCGGGGTGAAGCGCATCGCCGGCGTGTTCGCCCGGCTGGAGACGCCGGTCGATTTCGAAGCGCTGGACGACCAGCCGGTCGATCTGGTGTTTCTGCTGCTGGCGCCTGAAGGCGCCGGCGCGGACCACCTCAAGGCGCTGTCACGCATCGCGCGCGTGCTGCGCGACGCCGACACCGTGGCCAAGATCAGGGGTACGCGCGATGCCGTCGCAATCCACGCGCTGTTGTCGGATACCCAGGCCTCGCACGCAGCCTGAA
This genomic interval carries:
- the ptsN gene encoding PTS IIA-like nitrogen regulatory protein PtsN; translation: MDLSDLINVPAILPALKANSKKQLLQLLSERAAAISGIPEREVFDTILQRERLGSTGVGNGIAIPHGKLAGVKRIAGVFARLETPVDFEALDDQPVDLVFLLLAPEGAGADHLKALSRIARVLRDADTVAKIRGTRDAVAIHALLSDTQASHAA